The following are from one region of the Sandaracinus amylolyticus genome:
- a CDS encoding bifunctional aldolase/short-chain dehydrogenase — protein sequence MESRYRAEDAPTDLLQLRCYTSRLLGAEPSLVLHGGGNTSVKGTTKDFFGDDTDVLWVKGSGWDLATIEPAGFSPVRMRALLRMADLTALSDVDMVREQRAALLDPSAPDPSIEAILHAILPHRFVDHTHADAVITLTNTPDGDARIRAVFGDRVLYVPYVMPGFVLARAVREITRSADWSSLEGMVLMHHGLFTFSDDARESYERTIRLVSEAEDALKRSGAWSAPRRAPRASDIDPRALATIRREVSRAAGRAMIARVDASEDAAGYASRDDVAHIATRGPVTPDHVIRTKRVPAVIDADPATAIDAYAREYDAYFTRNDDGSRTRLDPAPRWAVWRGVGTLAFGTAAKAAAQIGDIARHTIRCVQWAEALGGWTPLGERDLFDMEYWELEQRKLRKPGASPSLAGRVALITGGASGIGRAIAQRFRAEGAAVCVLDRRAEITSAWKGDDALGIACDVTDTAQVNAAIDACVRRFGGLDLLVSNAGDFPPSKRIEELDDAYWERALALNLTSHLKVLRAATPYLQLGVEPVVIMMASRNVPAPGPGAAAYSVSKAGVTQLARVAAIELAPAGVRVDVLHPDKVFDTELWSDETIALRAKSYGVSVEQYKRQNLLRAEVTTKDVAEAALALVKMRATTGAQLPIDGGSDRVI from the coding sequence ATGGAGAGCCGCTACCGCGCCGAGGACGCGCCCACCGATCTGCTCCAGCTCCGCTGCTACACGTCGCGGCTGCTCGGCGCCGAGCCCTCGCTCGTGCTGCACGGCGGCGGCAACACGAGCGTGAAGGGCACGACGAAGGACTTCTTCGGCGACGACACCGACGTGCTCTGGGTGAAGGGCAGCGGCTGGGATCTCGCGACGATCGAGCCCGCGGGCTTCTCGCCGGTGCGCATGCGCGCGCTGCTGCGCATGGCCGATCTCACCGCGCTCTCCGACGTCGACATGGTGCGCGAGCAGCGCGCCGCGCTGCTCGATCCGAGCGCGCCCGATCCCTCGATCGAAGCGATCCTGCACGCGATCCTCCCGCACCGCTTCGTCGATCACACCCACGCCGATGCGGTGATCACGCTGACCAACACGCCCGACGGCGATGCCCGCATCCGCGCGGTGTTCGGTGATCGCGTGCTCTACGTGCCCTACGTCATGCCGGGGTTCGTCCTCGCGCGCGCGGTGCGCGAGATCACGCGGAGCGCCGACTGGTCTTCGCTCGAGGGCATGGTGCTGATGCACCACGGGCTCTTCACGTTCTCGGACGACGCGCGCGAGAGCTACGAGCGCACGATCCGTCTGGTGAGCGAGGCCGAGGACGCGCTGAAGAGGAGCGGCGCGTGGAGCGCGCCGCGTCGCGCCCCGCGCGCATCGGACATCGATCCGCGCGCGCTCGCGACGATCCGCCGCGAGGTCTCGCGCGCTGCCGGTCGAGCGATGATCGCGCGCGTCGACGCGAGCGAGGACGCAGCGGGCTACGCGTCGCGCGACGACGTCGCGCACATCGCGACGCGCGGCCCGGTCACGCCCGATCACGTGATCCGCACCAAGCGCGTGCCCGCGGTGATCGACGCCGATCCCGCCACCGCGATCGACGCCTACGCGCGCGAGTACGACGCGTACTTCACGCGCAACGACGATGGGTCGCGCACCCGCCTCGATCCCGCGCCGCGATGGGCGGTGTGGCGCGGCGTCGGCACGCTCGCGTTCGGCACCGCGGCGAAAGCGGCCGCGCAGATCGGCGACATCGCGCGCCACACGATCCGCTGCGTGCAGTGGGCCGAGGCGCTCGGCGGATGGACGCCGCTCGGAGAGCGCGATCTCTTCGACATGGAGTACTGGGAGCTCGAGCAGCGCAAGCTGCGCAAGCCCGGCGCGAGCCCCTCGCTCGCAGGGCGCGTCGCGCTGATCACCGGCGGCGCGAGCGGCATCGGGCGCGCGATCGCGCAGCGCTTCCGCGCCGAGGGCGCCGCGGTGTGCGTGCTCGATCGGCGCGCCGAGATCACGAGCGCGTGGAAGGGCGACGACGCGCTCGGCATCGCCTGCGACGTGACCGACACCGCGCAGGTGAACGCCGCGATCGACGCGTGCGTGCGCCGCTTCGGCGGCCTCGACCTGCTGGTCTCGAACGCAGGCGACTTCCCGCCGAGCAAGCGCATCGAGGAGCTCGACGACGCGTACTGGGAGCGCGCGCTCGCGCTCAACCTCACGTCGCACCTCAAGGTGCTGCGCGCCGCGACGCCGTACCTGCAGCTCGGCGTCGAGCCCGTCGTGATCATGATGGCGTCGCGCAACGTACCCGCGCCGGGCCCCGGCGCCGCGGCGTACTCGGTGAGCAAGGCGGGCGTCACGCAGCTCGCGCGCGTCGCCGCGATCGAGCTCGCGCCCGCGGGCGTGCGCGTCGACGTGCTGCACCCCGACAAGGTCTTCGACACCGAGCTGTGGAGCGACGAGACGATCGCGCTGCGCGCGAAGAGCTACGGCGTGAGCGTCGAGCAGTACAAGCGGCAGAACCTGCTGCGCGCCGAGGTGACCACCAAGGACGTCGCCGAGGCCGCGCTCGCCCTGGTGAAGATGCGCGCGACGACGGGCGCCCAGCTCCCGATCGACGGCGGCAGCGACCGCGTGATCTGA
- a CDS encoding serine/threonine protein kinase, which produces MAGSPWRFGPYELVSRLGAGGMAETFLAVRRGPGGFEQRVCVKRILPAFEKDAAFVHQFLEEARVSAQLRHANIVQVVDFGVADASHYLALELVDGMDLYRLLRALEERGETMTSGLVVHLANELATALDYAHNLQGHHGAGGGGPVVHRDISPSNVLVSRAGEVKLTDFGIAKAVSKSTMLTTTGTVKGKVPYMAPEYALQGRFDARGDLFALGVLLFEALAGRRPFVGATDLDTLQRISEGRRPGLAELCPSAPKTLVDAVEKLLDPSPDARFQSAAELVDALVDIAPPPTARRILGDLVRRLEETTRAGAPPSQQPAIAYEPTSAMPGERPQWGGGPQPASGHDATRTRAPFDGAPTVMTPTPVPPPFGNTSPQYTATAVGPELAAQLGPGGSAYPPGTPPSFSRPGASGPPAELTRPSGATPMPVESLRELPRQRSLMPLVGGVAAVALVGLGAALAVLMTRTNDEPSSMAGDSPPVLVLPDAGFARASEDAGVVEIDAWVAPVVSVDAGSAESSHPGGGRRRRDAGTSPPPPPPPPPPPPPPPPVERAPGSVSIVVMPFGEVWIDGDYVGSSPIRRSLSAGSHLIEAGPSRSERTMRRTVEIEPGERLEIVMR; this is translated from the coding sequence GTGGCGGGGAGCCCTTGGAGATTCGGGCCCTACGAGCTCGTCAGCCGGCTCGGCGCGGGAGGGATGGCAGAGACCTTCCTCGCGGTGCGGCGCGGGCCCGGTGGGTTCGAGCAGCGCGTCTGCGTGAAGCGGATCCTGCCGGCGTTCGAGAAGGACGCCGCGTTCGTCCATCAGTTCCTCGAAGAAGCGCGGGTCTCGGCGCAGCTCCGGCACGCGAACATCGTGCAGGTCGTCGACTTCGGCGTGGCCGACGCGTCGCACTACCTGGCGCTCGAGCTGGTCGACGGGATGGACCTCTATCGTCTGCTCCGTGCGCTCGAGGAGCGCGGCGAGACGATGACGTCGGGGCTCGTGGTGCACCTCGCGAACGAGCTCGCGACGGCGCTCGACTACGCCCACAACCTGCAGGGACATCACGGCGCAGGGGGCGGCGGGCCGGTCGTGCACCGCGACATCTCGCCGTCGAACGTGCTGGTGAGCCGCGCGGGCGAGGTGAAGCTGACGGACTTCGGCATCGCGAAGGCGGTCTCGAAGTCGACGATGCTGACGACCACCGGGACCGTGAAGGGCAAGGTCCCGTACATGGCGCCCGAGTACGCGCTGCAGGGGCGCTTCGATGCGCGCGGGGATCTCTTCGCGCTCGGTGTGCTGCTCTTCGAGGCGCTCGCGGGGCGCCGGCCCTTCGTCGGCGCGACCGATCTGGACACGCTGCAGCGCATCAGCGAGGGACGTCGCCCCGGGCTCGCCGAGCTCTGCCCGAGCGCGCCGAAGACGCTCGTGGACGCGGTCGAGAAGCTGCTCGACCCGAGCCCGGACGCGCGCTTCCAGAGCGCGGCGGAGCTGGTCGACGCGCTGGTCGACATCGCGCCGCCGCCCACCGCGCGGCGGATCCTGGGCGATCTGGTGCGCCGCCTCGAGGAGACGACGCGCGCGGGCGCGCCGCCGAGCCAGCAGCCGGCGATCGCGTACGAGCCCACGAGCGCGATGCCCGGCGAGCGCCCGCAGTGGGGCGGAGGGCCGCAGCCGGCGTCGGGTCACGACGCGACGCGCACGCGCGCGCCCTTCGATGGGGCGCCGACGGTGATGACGCCGACGCCCGTGCCGCCGCCCTTCGGCAACACGAGCCCGCAGTACACGGCGACCGCGGTGGGGCCCGAGCTCGCCGCGCAGCTGGGCCCAGGAGGCTCCGCGTATCCGCCGGGCACGCCGCCGTCGTTCTCGCGCCCCGGAGCGTCGGGGCCGCCTGCGGAGCTCACGCGGCCGAGCGGCGCGACGCCGATGCCGGTCGAGTCGCTGCGCGAGCTGCCGCGACAGCGCTCGCTGATGCCGCTCGTCGGCGGCGTGGCCGCGGTCGCGCTGGTCGGGCTCGGCGCCGCGCTCGCGGTGCTGATGACGCGGACGAACGACGAGCCGTCGAGCATGGCGGGCGACTCGCCTCCGGTGCTGGTGCTGCCCGATGCCGGGTTCGCGCGAGCGTCGGAGGACGCGGGCGTCGTGGAGATCGACGCATGGGTCGCGCCGGTGGTGAGTGTCGATGCGGGCTCGGCCGAGAGCTCGCATCCCGGCGGAGGCCGGCGACGCCGCGACGCGGGCACGTCGCCTCCGCCTCCGCCGCCGCCACCCCCTCCCCCTCCGCCTCCCCCGCCGGTCGAGCGCGCGCCCGGCTCGGTGAGCATCGTCGTCATGCCGTTCGGCGAGGTCTGGATCGACGGCGACTACGTCGGCTCGTCGCCGATCCGTCGCTCGCTCTCCGCCGGCTCGCATCTGATCGAGGCCGGGCCCTCGCGCTCCGAGCGCACGATGCGCCGCACCGTCGAGATCGAGCCCGGTGAGCGACTCGAGATCGTGATGCGCTGA
- a CDS encoding AraC family transcriptional regulator, with amino-acid sequence MAVATVVASFTATLVDVAVMLGVPREEVLARAELTPELLANPDARVPFKQHMAIWDVILALPDIDDLGVRLGRHFAIESLGALGYLMLQCATPRELGRCMERFGSLLCDVFIGRFFEEDGRAVLEQVLAPRFVRLRHPAEWSMSSGLTMLRTLTGRDFPVLDVWFQHPAPPDVSALVAHFGRTPRFGAPASRLVLPGEILDVPIVNANPRLYGYLEHHAHSLLKVLPGDDRLTDRVQRKLTEALRHGVPSQSGIARHFGMSERTLQRRLKEEGVVFQELLEDTRRQLAEIYLREPRLAVYEVAMLVGYSEPSAFFRAFRRWTGRTPEQYRAALA; translated from the coding sequence ATGGCTGTCGCGACCGTCGTCGCTTCGTTCACTGCGACGCTCGTGGACGTCGCAGTCATGCTGGGCGTGCCTCGCGAAGAGGTGCTCGCCCGCGCGGAGCTGACGCCCGAGCTCCTCGCGAACCCCGACGCGCGCGTGCCGTTCAAGCAGCACATGGCGATCTGGGACGTGATCCTCGCGCTCCCCGACATCGACGATCTCGGAGTGCGGCTCGGGCGCCACTTCGCGATCGAGTCGCTCGGCGCGCTCGGCTATCTGATGCTGCAGTGTGCGACCCCGCGCGAGCTCGGCCGCTGCATGGAGCGCTTCGGCAGCCTGCTCTGCGACGTGTTCATCGGGCGCTTCTTCGAGGAGGACGGGCGCGCGGTGCTCGAGCAGGTGCTCGCGCCGCGCTTCGTGCGACTGCGACACCCCGCCGAGTGGTCGATGTCGAGCGGCCTCACGATGTTGCGGACGCTGACCGGACGCGACTTCCCGGTGCTCGACGTGTGGTTCCAGCACCCGGCGCCGCCCGACGTCTCGGCGCTCGTCGCGCACTTCGGTCGGACGCCGCGCTTCGGCGCGCCCGCGTCGCGGCTCGTGCTCCCCGGCGAGATCCTCGACGTGCCGATCGTGAACGCGAACCCGCGGCTCTACGGCTACCTCGAGCACCACGCGCACTCGCTGCTGAAGGTGCTGCCCGGCGACGATCGCCTGACCGATCGCGTGCAGCGGAAGCTGACGGAGGCGCTGCGGCACGGCGTGCCCTCGCAGTCGGGGATCGCGCGTCATTTCGGGATGAGCGAGCGGACGCTGCAGCGCCGGCTCAAAGAGGAAGGCGTCGTCTTCCAGGAGCTGCTCGAGGACACGCGGCGCCAGCTCGCCGAGATCTACCTGCGCGAGCCTCGCCTCGCGGTGTACGAGGTCGCGATGCTCGTGGGCTACTCCGAGCCGAGCGCGTTCTTCCGCGCGTTCCGGCGGTGGACCGGGCGCACGCCGGAGCAGTACCGAGCCGCGCTGGCGTGA
- a CDS encoding c-type cytochrome, producing MRRKIVIALASALGLVIAAGTVLVYGASQPVSAPYPEVSADRSEHGIARGRVLFEGTCAQCHRAPGSTRVAGAPLSEVPAFLGEFHSRNLTRHPTAGIGGFTDREIARLLRYGVARDGHASLMPTYGFSDDDLAAVLGFLRSDDPLFEADGTETPPSRPSLVGRVLVRAGLPDPATRPVRGMRAPPRGPSVEYGRYLAHDVFDCAGCHTPGYDPDKTNGGDLLRGGFEFVGADGAPVRSPNLTAHASGLAEWTSADLGRALRDGLKPDGTAVRPPMPLFRGLGDDEVEALFVYLRSVPALEGEVPAAQPVRTPRPSDARAPEQLFVELGCPGCHAPGARHHAQLEQARGEDPEALARWIQHPETFQPGTPMPSYGSLLSDADALALARWVSEGASRTQ from the coding sequence ATGCGACGAAAGATCGTCATCGCGCTCGCTTCTGCGCTCGGGCTCGTGATCGCGGCGGGCACGGTGCTGGTGTACGGCGCCTCGCAGCCGGTGAGCGCGCCCTATCCCGAGGTGAGCGCGGATCGGAGCGAGCACGGCATCGCGCGCGGGCGCGTGCTCTTCGAGGGCACGTGCGCCCAGTGCCACCGCGCGCCGGGCTCGACGCGCGTCGCGGGCGCGCCGCTCTCCGAGGTCCCTGCGTTCCTCGGCGAGTTCCACTCGCGCAACCTCACGCGCCATCCGACGGCGGGCATCGGCGGGTTCACCGATCGCGAGATCGCGCGTCTGCTGCGCTACGGCGTCGCGCGCGATGGGCACGCGTCGCTGATGCCGACCTACGGCTTCTCCGACGACGACCTCGCGGCAGTGCTCGGGTTCCTGCGCTCCGACGATCCGCTCTTCGAGGCCGACGGGACCGAGACCCCGCCCTCGCGACCCTCGCTCGTCGGGCGCGTGCTCGTCCGCGCCGGGCTGCCCGATCCCGCGACGCGTCCGGTGCGCGGCATGCGCGCGCCCCCGCGCGGACCGAGCGTCGAGTACGGCCGCTACCTCGCGCACGACGTCTTCGACTGCGCGGGGTGCCACACGCCGGGATACGATCCCGACAAGACGAACGGCGGCGACCTGCTGCGTGGCGGGTTCGAATTCGTCGGCGCCGATGGTGCGCCGGTGCGCTCGCCGAACCTGACCGCGCACGCGAGCGGCCTCGCCGAGTGGACCTCCGCCGACCTCGGCCGCGCGCTGCGCGACGGCCTGAAGCCCGACGGCACCGCGGTGCGCCCGCCGATGCCGCTCTTCCGCGGGCTCGGCGACGACGAGGTCGAGGCGCTCTTCGTGTACCTGCGCAGCGTCCCCGCCCTCGAGGGAGAGGTCCCCGCGGCGCAGCCGGTGCGCACGCCTCGCCCGAGCGATGCGCGCGCGCCCGAGCAGCTCTTCGTCGAGCTCGGCTGTCCCGGGTGCCACGCGCCGGGCGCGCGTCATCACGCGCAGCTCGAGCAGGCGCGCGGTGAGGACCCCGAAGCGCTCGCGCGGTGGATCCAGCACCCCGAGACGTTCCAGCCCGGCACGCCGATGCCGAGCTATGGCTCGCTCCTCTCCGACGCGGATGCGCTCGCGCTCGCACGATGGGTGAGCGAGGGCGCGTCGCGCACGCAATGA